The Lycium barbarum isolate Lr01 chromosome 10, ASM1917538v2, whole genome shotgun sequence genome includes a region encoding these proteins:
- the LOC132612900 gene encoding uncharacterized protein LOC132612900, protein MGNKIAELKQGSKKKEGLRYSNLCIHLDLGLPEGFKIPKFDHFNGLGDPRAYLRAYCDQLVRSGGNEALLMRLFSRSLSGTAMEWFISQDISRWKTWEEMTSSFMERFRSNVENVLDRFSLEKICRKLTETYREYASRWRDEATRVIPPMTEPEHVAAFIRNNTEATNNVMSCYETIKNDDEQSKDQEEEIAESEGSIDVDEEYENRPTPNL, encoded by the exons ATGGGGAACAAAATCGCTGAACTAAAGCAGGGCTCTAAGAAGAAAGAGGGGTTGAGATACTCGAATTTGTGCATACATCTAGACTTGGGtttaccagaaggtttcaaaattcccaaatttgaccATTTCAATGGGTTGGGTGATCCCAGGGCCTACTTGAGAGCTTATTGCGACCAATTGGTCAGGAGTGGTGGAAatgaagctttgctcatgagattATTCAGTCGAAGTCTTTCAGGAACAGCTATGGAGTGGTTCATCTCACAAGACATCAGTCGATGGAAGACATGGGAGGAGATGACAAGTTCATTCATGGAGAGATTCCGCTCCAATGTGGAAAATGTCCttgatcgcttctcattggaaAAAATCTGTCGGAAATTGACCGAAACCTATAGAGAATATGCCAGTCGTTGGAGAGACGAGGCGACGCGTGTGATACCACCTATGACTGAACCTGAGCATGTAGCTGCATTtatacg TAACAAcacagaggccacaaataatgtcatgagcTGTTACGAAACAATTAAGAACGATGACGAACAAAGCAAAGATCAAGAAGAGGAGATAGCTGAATCAGAAGGGTCGATAGACGTCGATGAGGAATATGAAAATAGACCAACACCAAACCTATAG